In one window of Microcaecilia unicolor chromosome 9, aMicUni1.1, whole genome shotgun sequence DNA:
- the ZDHHC22 gene encoding palmitoyltransferase ZDHHC22: protein MLILRLLNVIAPAYFLCIAIVTLVLQLLLFIPNMLKDPSTPLFSPALLHGALLLFLLINVMGNYILVIQNSPEDVGACMSRGAEDGRRAALLANSHFCKLCGRMSLKRDHHCFFTGNCIGRSNVRYFLMFCLYTAFSCFYSLVAGVAYVSSLSAVSFANPLAFLTLLPLSIPRFLSGALLGLEMFVILMLFLWLGIGLACAGFCCHQLLMILRGKARYQVCKGRLPLARSWKENLRHVFGKRWMLGLLLPVRNMDCETQQQKER, encoded by the exons ATGCTAATCCTCAGGTTGCTCAATGTCATTGCTCCCGCTTACTTCCTCTGCATCGCCATAGTGACCTTGGTGCTCCAACTGCTCCTCTTCATCCCCAACATGCTCAAAGATCCCTCCACCCCACTTTTCTCCCCTGCTCTGTTGCACGGggctctcctcctcttcctgttgATCAATGTCATGGGCAACTACATCCTAGTGATCCAGAACAGCCCTGAAGATGTAGGGGCATGCATGAGCCGGGGAGCCGAAGATGGGCGTCGGGCTGCATTGTTGGCCAACAGCCATTTCTGCAAGCTGTGTGGCAGGATGAGCCTGAAGCGTGATcaccactgtttcttcacaggaaattgcatcgggAGGAGCAACGTGCGCTATTTCCTTATGTTCTGTCTCTACACTGCTTTCAGCTGCTTCTACTCCCTGGTGGCTGGAGTGGCCTACGTTTCTTCACTGTCTGCTGTGTCCTTTGCAAACCCACTGGCCTTCCTCACACTTTTACCTCTCTCCATCCCTCGCTTCCTCTCAG GGGCTCTCCTTGGCTTGGAAATGTTTGTCATTCTCATGCTGTTCCTTTGGTTGGGGATTGGACTGGCCTGTGCTGGTTTCTGCTGCCACCAGCTGCTGATGATCCTACGTGGGAAGGCGCGATACCAGGTTTGCAAGGGTAGGTTACCCTTAGCCCGTTCCTGGAAAGAGAACTTGCGCCATGTGTTTGGGAAGAGATGGATGTTGGGACTTCTCCTCCCTGTACGCAACATGGACTGTGAAACTCAGCAGCAAAAAGAGCGTTGA